Below is a window of Fuerstiella sp. DNA.
ACGTCCGGTCTGACGGTTGGAATTCCGAGTGAGCCCGACCCGGATGAACGACGAGTTGCAGTCGTCCCTGCCACTGTTTCAGAGCTGAATAAACTTGGACTGCATGTTATTGTTGAGTCCGGGGCTGGAATGGAATCCGGATTCAGTGATGAAGCATATCGGAGCAGGAACGCTGCAGTCTGCGAAACCCGTGATGAAGTGTTTCAGCAGGCCGATATTGTGTTACAGGTCCAGTATTTAGGAGCGGCCGGAGATGCGGGAGTGGCTGACATTGACCTGTTTCGGAATGGGCAGATCGTGATCGGCAGCTGCGATCCGCTCACCTTTCCGGAACCGGTTCGTGGGCTGGCAGATCGTGGCGCGACCGGATTTTCTCTGGAACTGGTGCCGCGAATCACGCGTGCGCAGAGTATGGACGTTTTGTCATCCATGGCGACGATTGCCGGCTATCGGGCTGTGTTACTGGCTGCGACGGCCGCTCCTCGTATGTTCCCTCTGCTGATGACGGCTGCCGGCACGCTCAAGCCTGCCAGGGTACTGGTAATCGGTGCCGGTGTGGCCGGGCTGCAGGCAATTGCCACAGCGAAACGACTTGGAGCCGTCGTGTCGGGATATGACATTCGACCGGCTGTCAAAGAACAGGTTGAAAGCCTTGGTGGACGCTTCGTGGAGCTGGATGTGTCAACTGGTGATGCGGAAACCAAAGGTGGTTATGCCAGGGAAATGGATGATGACTTCTACCGTCGTCAGCAGGAGGCAATGAAAAAGATTGTTGCGGACAGTGATATTGTGATTACGACAGCAGCTATTCCGGGTCGACAGGCGCCGGTGCTGGTAACCGAGGATATGGTTGTGGCGATGTCTCCAGGCAGTGTGATTGTGGATCTTGCAGCGGAACGTGGCGGAAACTGTGAGGTCACGGTGTCGGGCGAAACAATCGATCACACTGGAGTCAAAGTGCTCGGTCCGGTCAATATTCCGTCTGATGTTCCTGTTCATGCCAGTGAAATGCTCAGCCGGAATATTTTAACGTTCCTGCAGGGCCTGGTCAGTGACGGTCAGGTCAACATCGATCTCACAGACGAAATCCTCCGAGATACACTACTCACCAGAAACGGTCAGATTGAAAACGTCCGGATCTGTGAGGCACTCAATCTGCCGGTACCGGATACCGACGGTGAAGAAAATTCTTCTGAGAGCTCAGCGGCAGCCGCAGGCGATAACTCACCGGACTAAAGCTTCATGGAATTCGAACTCGATGGGAACAATATTGATGGTGAACTATCTGATTGTCTCGTTTGTTTCACTGGCGGATGTCGTCCCTGCTGAGTCCTCCGGCGCAGAACCCGCATCCCTGATACTTCTGCTGACGGTCTTTGTGCTGGCGGTTTTCGTTGGTGTTGAGATTATTACTAAAATCCCGCCGACGTTGCACACGCCGTTGATGTCCGGTTCGAACGCGATTTCGGGAATCACCCTCATTGGCGCAGTCCTTGCTGCCGGATCCGATCACAGCATGATGTCATCCGTACTCGGCTTCCTTGCTGTTGTGCTGGCGACCGTAAATGTGGTGGGCGGTTTCCTGGTGACCAATCGCATGCTGGCCATGTTCAAACAAAAAAAATGATCCATCACGACGAAGCCCGAAAATCGAGAAGGTCGCACGTCTTTTGTCCCTCTCGATTCCAGGTCGGTTTGAGTCGGGAAACGAATCTGACCAATCTGACATTCACTGGAAAACATAGAACAAAGACATTCTTATCTGACTGGAAACTCTTAGGAACGAACGTCCCGTGAGTATTGACCGTGCCGATCTGATTGATCTGAGTTATTTGCTGGCTGCCATTTTGTTCATTGTCGGCCTCAAGGGACTGACACGACCGCGAACAGCCGTGCGCGGCAACCAGCTGGGTGCGCTGGCAATGCTGATCGCGGTCGTCGCTACGATGCTGCATCAGGATGTTGTCAGCCTGACAGGCATGATGTTCGGGATCGCAATTGGATCAGCGATTGGGGTCGTACTGGCACTGCGCATCGCCATGACGGCGATGCCACAGTTGGTTGCGCTTTTCAACGGTCTGGGAGGTGCCGCTTCTGTGCTGGTTGCAGGAGGCTACCTGGCGGGTATTTCTTCAACTGTTACCGATGTCAGTGTTCTTACGGCGACTGCGGTATCAGGCCTGATCGGTTCCATCACCCTTTCGGGAAGTCTGGTGGCATTTGGCAAGTTGCAGGAGTTGCGATTCGTCAAGGATGTTTCATTCACCGGTCAGCAGTTCATCAATCTGGGAGTGACTGTCGTTTTACTGTCCCTGGGTTATTTACTGGTCACCCAGCCTGCGTCCGCACAACTGTGGTTCTGGCTCATGTCATTCATTGCCCTGGGCCTTGGCGTTCTGCTTGTGATCTCGATTGGCGGTGCGGACATGCCGGTGGTGATCGCCCTGTTGAATTCGTATTCCGGTCTGGCAGCTTCGGCCACCGGGTTTGTACTGAATAACAATCTGCTGATCATTGCAGGAGCACTTGTGGGGGCGTCGGGACTTATTCTGACCCGGATTATGTGTGACGCGATGAACCGTTCGTTGTGGGCTGTGCTGTTTGGCACGATGCAGGGTGGAAGCAGTTCGGTCTCTGACGAAGAAGCCTATGCGACCGTAAGGTCCACATCGGCAGATGAGGTTGCAATGATGCTGGAGATCGCTCAAAAGGTGTTAATTATTCCAGGCTACGGCATGGCAGTCGCTCAGGCACAGCATGCGGTACGCGATCTCACCAATCTGCTCCTGGCCCGTGATGTTGATGTACAGTTTGGAATTCATCCCGTCGCCGGGAGGATGCCGGGCCACATGAATGTTTTGCTGGCAGAGGCGGATATTGCCTACGAACGCCTCCAGGAAATGGATGATGTGAATTCCACAATGGATCAGATTGACGTAGCGATTGTGCTGGGTGCTAATGACGTGGTAAATCCTCTGGCCCGCACTGACCCGGACAGCCCCATTGCGGGAATGCCGATCATCGATGTCGATAAGGCCCGTACGGTGATTGTCATCAAACGCAGCCTGAGCGCCGGATTTGCAGGTATTGCCAATCCGCTGTTTGGGGCGGAGAATTCGCTGATGTTGTTTGGTGACGGGAAAGCCGCCATCGTTGAGATTAGTAAGGCGCTGCAGGAAGGCTGAACCAACAGTGAAACGTCACCTGGTTTTCAGCATCGGTACAGCACCGTCATTCCTGCATCCGGCGGAAGATTGCCACTGCAGCAAGCCGGATTTCCTTGGGCGCTTCTGCCACGGTATGAGCGACGAGTGGAGTCGTGACTCGCCAGAACCGTCCGTATCGATCGTTCTGCACAAATCGCTGCTGACAGCAACGTTGAGTCGTTTCAGTGGCAGCAGTGCCTGCCAGCTCCCGACTCGACACCTCTCAGATGACCCTGCCGGTCTGTTTGCATCGACCAGGTGATGACCTCAAAGACGAGGGCATCGCCTGCAACAGTTGTCGGATGACCAGGGCTGGATGAGTGGTAGTTTTGTCGCCACAATCACACGAATAACTCGCCAATGATGGTGATCACGGCGCAACAAAAAACGCTGATCACGAATGACCAGCGTTTTCGTTAGTCGGGGCGACATGATTCGAACATGCGACTTCTGCGTCCCAAACGCAGCGCTCTAGCCAGGCTGAGCTACGCCCCGCTGTTTTTTTGACACCGATTGATGAGGAGATCTTCGGTGTCTTTCTGTGAGGGATTTAAGGCAGGCAGTTTAACGGGGCAGATTCTATGATTCCAGATCTGCATCACAGGAAAACCCACAGAACACAATTCTGTCGCATTCAGAAGCCAGGAACAGGCGAAATCCGCTGACTCATACTTCCCGCATTTCTTACGACGGACGTTTCCCTCGAGGGATATCAAGCAGGACTGTCTAGAATGTCCCGCAGTCGCCGACGGATCGGTCTCTGTGACCCGTCCCGCCTGGTCGCACAACCATTGAAATGGACTGTCAGTGAATGAACGTGCGTCCGGCTGTTCGGGAACAGAACAAACCTGTGCATTTGTGAGTCGCGACTGATAGAATCTGCGTCCGGACCACTGCCTGTCGGAAACCTTCCATGTCTCACCATTATCTACGATTTCCGGATACTTCCCGATCGCGACGAGAATTGCTGATTCGGTCAGCCACCGGCTTCGGTGCCGCAGCGCTGGCAGGTTTGCTGCAGGACGAACTGTCTGCGGACATTCATAACCCGCTGCTTCCCAGAGAAACGCATTTCCCGCCTCAGGTTCGCAGTGTGATCTTTCTGTATATGGATGGTGGAGTCTCCCAAGTGGATTCGTTCGATCCAAAGCCGTCGCTGGATCGGATCAACGGTCAGCCGTTTCCTAAGAAAATTGAGCCCACGCAGTTCAACAATATTGGTCGTTCACTGGCCAGCCTCTGGAAGTTTCAACAGTACGGTGAAAGTGGAACATCGGTGAGTGATTTGTTTCCACAGGTGGCGCAGCATGTGGACGATTTGGCGGTGATTCGGTCAATGGTGTCTGATTTTTCAGAACACACCAACGGAAATTACTTTCTGCACACCGGCCACGGGCAGCAGGGACGACCGTGTATGGGTGCCTGGTGGGGGTATGGACTGGGTACGGAATGTCAGGACCTGCCCCACTACGTCATCCTGAACGGTGGATTGATTCCACCAGGCGGACTTGACAATTTTGGGAGTGGTTTTCTGCCGGCCGGTTATCAGGGCTCGGTTTTCAGCAGTACCGGTCCGGCCGTAGCCAATGTGCGCCGTCGGGAACTGAATCAGGCGCTTCAAAAGAACAAACTGAATCTGATCCGTCAGCTGGATACTGCTGCCCTGGGCCGATTCGGTAATAATCAGCAGGTGGAGTCTGCCATCGCCAACTACGAGCTTGCTGCGCGGATGCAGCTGGCGGTACCGGACCTGATGGACATCAGCAAGGAATCGAAGGAGACTCAGGATCGGTATGGCCTGTTTGCAGAATTCAGCAACACCAGGATATTTGGGCGTCAGTGTCTGCTTGCAAGACGTCTGGTGGAACGAGGCGTTCGCTTCATTCAGGTGACCTGTCCGGGCGGTAACGGTGATCGCTGGGATCAGCACACCAACCTGCGTGAAGGTCATTCCAAAAATGCATTGTCCGTTGACCAGCCGATTGCCGGACTTCTGCAGGATCTGAAGAATCGCGGATTGTTTGAACAGACTCTTATCGTCTGGACCGGGGAATTCGGGAGAACTCCGTTTGCCCAGGGTAACAATGGGCGTGACCACAATCCATTCGGTTTTTCATGCTGGCTGGCGGGAGGTGGTATACGTGGTGGAACAGTCTACGGTGCCACGGATGAGTATGGTTATCGCGCTGTGGAGAACCGCGTGGAAATCCATGATCTTCATGCCACGATGCTGTACCTGTGTGGAATTGATCACGAGAGACTTACGTTTCGGTTTAGCGGACGCGATATGCGGCTGACGGATGTCCATGGTCGCGTGGTCCATGACATTCTGGCGTAAATCGTATAGTCAGGGCTGCGGATTCAGTCACAGACCAATTCCACGAAACGACGAAGCAGTTCGGCAGAATCAGGTGTCTCCCGGCACTGATCAGCGAACTCTTCCAATGTCAGGCCGACAATGTTTTCCAAGTACTGTGGATAGTTTTGTAGGCGTTCGATCAACGTGTGACGTGTCAGCTCCGGGTGAAATTGTGTCCCGTAGACGGGTTTGCCCCGAAATGTCATCGCCTGATTCGTAACCCGATCGGACGATGCCAGACAGACCGCATCTTTCGGAAGGCACTCGACGATGTCCTGGTGTCCGGACTGGACTCTGATTGCTGACGGGGCGATTCCAAAAACCGGATCCCTCTGTCCTTCCGGGGTTATGGTCACCTGAATTGTACCGACTTCAGCGCGGGTCAGGTCTGTCACAACTTTTCCGCCCAGAGCCTGGGCTATTGCCTGAAAACCCCAGCAGGAAGCGAAGGTGGGTTTACTGATCTCGTGCAGCAGAGCCATGTTTTCTGCTGCAGCAGGCCACCAGGGACCACCCTGGGCGACTGAATAGTTGCCGCTTCCGCCGATCAGAACGAGGTCCGTGTGACTCAGCCACGTTTTACTGAAGGTGCGGCCTGCGGTCAGGTCAAAAACTTCAATCTGACGTTGGTTACATTGAAGTGTCGACCGAAAACACTCTGTTTCCTGAGCCTTCACAGGATCATCTGCATCGCGGATTTGAATCAGTAAAATATTTAGTAAGGGAGAAATCGAGGTGTTCAATCCAGTGATGTCCGGATGCAATTTCCTGGAAGGACGTTAGGGTGTCGGTGGTACTTCAGACAGTTGTGGCCGACAATCAAAGCAGTGCATAAGGCCGTGCCATGGCAGGATCAGGGGAGCTTGGTAACCCTTCGCCCATGGTTGAGGGGAATAATG
It encodes the following:
- a CDS encoding Re/Si-specific NAD(P)(+) transhydrogenase subunit alpha — encoded protein: MSQETSGLTVGIPSEPDPDERRVAVVPATVSELNKLGLHVIVESGAGMESGFSDEAYRSRNAAVCETRDEVFQQADIVLQVQYLGAAGDAGVADIDLFRNGQIVIGSCDPLTFPEPVRGLADRGATGFSLELVPRITRAQSMDVLSSMATIAGYRAVLLAATAAPRMFPLLMTAAGTLKPARVLVIGAGVAGLQAIATAKRLGAVVSGYDIRPAVKEQVESLGGRFVELDVSTGDAETKGGYAREMDDDFYRRQQEAMKKIVADSDIVITTAAIPGRQAPVLVTEDMVVAMSPGSVIVDLAAERGGNCEVTVSGETIDHTGVKVLGPVNIPSDVPVHASEMLSRNILTFLQGLVSDGQVNIDLTDEILRDTLLTRNGQIENVRICEALNLPVPDTDGEENSSESSAAAAGDNSPD
- a CDS encoding NAD(P) transhydrogenase subunit alpha, which codes for MGTILMVNYLIVSFVSLADVVPAESSGAEPASLILLLTVFVLAVFVGVEIITKIPPTLHTPLMSGSNAISGITLIGAVLAAGSDHSMMSSVLGFLAVVLATVNVVGGFLVTNRMLAMFKQKK
- a CDS encoding type 1 glutamine amidotransferase, with the translated sequence MNTSISPLLNILLIQIRDADDPVKAQETECFRSTLQCNQRQIEVFDLTAGRTFSKTWLSHTDLVLIGGSGNYSVAQGGPWWPAAAENMALLHEISKPTFASCWGFQAIAQALGGKVVTDLTRAEVGTIQVTITPEGQRDPVFGIAPSAIRVQSGHQDIVECLPKDAVCLASSDRVTNQAMTFRGKPVYGTQFHPELTRHTLIERLQNYPQYLENIVGLTLEEFADQCRETPDSAELLRRFVELVCD
- a CDS encoding DUF1501 domain-containing protein, whose protein sequence is MSHHYLRFPDTSRSRRELLIRSATGFGAAALAGLLQDELSADIHNPLLPRETHFPPQVRSVIFLYMDGGVSQVDSFDPKPSLDRINGQPFPKKIEPTQFNNIGRSLASLWKFQQYGESGTSVSDLFPQVAQHVDDLAVIRSMVSDFSEHTNGNYFLHTGHGQQGRPCMGAWWGYGLGTECQDLPHYVILNGGLIPPGGLDNFGSGFLPAGYQGSVFSSTGPAVANVRRRELNQALQKNKLNLIRQLDTAALGRFGNNQQVESAIANYELAARMQLAVPDLMDISKESKETQDRYGLFAEFSNTRIFGRQCLLARRLVERGVRFIQVTCPGGNGDRWDQHTNLREGHSKNALSVDQPIAGLLQDLKNRGLFEQTLIVWTGEFGRTPFAQGNNGRDHNPFGFSCWLAGGGIRGGTVYGATDEYGYRAVENRVEIHDLHATMLYLCGIDHERLTFRFSGRDMRLTDVHGRVVHDILA
- a CDS encoding NAD(P)(+) transhydrogenase (Re/Si-specific) subunit beta codes for the protein MSIDRADLIDLSYLLAAILFIVGLKGLTRPRTAVRGNQLGALAMLIAVVATMLHQDVVSLTGMMFGIAIGSAIGVVLALRIAMTAMPQLVALFNGLGGAASVLVAGGYLAGISSTVTDVSVLTATAVSGLIGSITLSGSLVAFGKLQELRFVKDVSFTGQQFINLGVTVVLLSLGYLLVTQPASAQLWFWLMSFIALGLGVLLVISIGGADMPVVIALLNSYSGLAASATGFVLNNNLLIIAGALVGASGLILTRIMCDAMNRSLWAVLFGTMQGGSSSVSDEEAYATVRSTSADEVAMMLEIAQKVLIIPGYGMAVAQAQHAVRDLTNLLLARDVDVQFGIHPVAGRMPGHMNVLLAEADIAYERLQEMDDVNSTMDQIDVAIVLGANDVVNPLARTDPDSPIAGMPIIDVDKARTVIVIKRSLSAGFAGIANPLFGAENSLMLFGDGKAAIVEISKALQEG